A DNA window from Paenibacillus sp. HWE-109 contains the following coding sequences:
- the tatA gene encoding twin-arginine translocase TatA/TatE family subunit: MFNNIGVSGLILILAIALIVFGPSKLPQLGRAFGDTLREFRNSTRNIIEDIDPEPRIESETKKQL; this comes from the coding sequence ATGTTCAACAATATTGGTGTTTCAGGGTTAATCTTGATTCTGGCTATTGCTTTAATCGTCTTCGGCCCTTCCAAGCTGCCGCAGTTAGGAAGGGCATTCGGGGATACCCTCCGTGAATTTCGCAACTCGACCCGCAACATCATTGAGGATATCGACCCCGAGCCGCGTATTGAAAGTGAAACGAAGAAACAATTGTAA
- the tatC gene encoding twin-arginine translocase subunit TatC produces MEQEDWILHLTEVRKRLIIILAWFVLTFSAGLYVAPSILKYMKSQPMVGEIAWNVFSFTDGLMIYMKCAFLVALLFTVPLLLYQVWAFVKPGLTEVEAKSTLPYIPVSFALFIIGVSFSYWVVFPMMVRFMMSMNRKVGAVETYGIDRYFSFLFEIVFPMAIAFELPVVVLFLTRIGLLTPQRLKMTRKYAYVGLAITGSCISPPDMISHLSVTLPLILLFEISVMVAGWQWRSMQQSPANS; encoded by the coding sequence ATGGAACAGGAAGATTGGATCTTACATTTGACCGAAGTGCGCAAACGACTGATCATTATTCTTGCCTGGTTTGTACTAACGTTTAGTGCGGGCTTGTATGTGGCGCCGAGCATACTAAAGTACATGAAATCGCAGCCTATGGTGGGCGAAATTGCGTGGAACGTTTTTTCCTTCACAGACGGGCTGATGATCTATATGAAATGTGCGTTCCTCGTTGCTTTGCTGTTCACGGTTCCGTTGCTGCTCTATCAAGTGTGGGCTTTCGTTAAGCCCGGTCTTACGGAGGTAGAGGCCAAGAGCACCCTTCCTTACATTCCCGTCTCATTCGCTCTGTTTATCATCGGGGTATCGTTCAGTTATTGGGTGGTATTCCCGATGATGGTTCGCTTCATGATGAGCATGAACCGTAAAGTCGGCGCTGTGGAAACATACGGGATCGACCGTTACTTTTCATTTCTGTTTGAAATTGTGTTCCCCATGGCAATTGCCTTCGAGCTGCCTGTTGTCGTACTGTTTCTCACAAGAATTGGCTTGCTCACCCCACAGCGATTGAAAATGACGAGAAAATACGCCTACGTAGGACTTGCCATTACAGGTTCTTGTATCTCGCCTCCTGATATGATCTCCCATCTCTCGGTCACGCTGCCGCTCATTTTACTTTTCGAAATTAGCGTGATGGTGGCGGGCTGGCAATGGCGATCCATGCAGCAAAGTCCGGCAAACAGCTAA